The genomic window CTGAATATCATTCttttggtgttgtgtgtgtgttttctgtcagCATGGATTGAGTAATACTAAAGGATTAACACGCCACTGAAGGGTTTTTCAAGTACCTTAGAAGTTTTGGCCTAGCAACACAGACATGAGTGTGTGAGTATCTGCTTGTGACTAGTGAAAAGTAACGTGGCTTTTTAACAAGTCATTTGGATTTCTGAACTGAacccaaataaataaaataaaataaagagcataaaataaaataaaaacgtcTCTATCAAGACAAAAATTATATGGTTTAGTCAACAGAAAAGGTCAACAAAAACAGCAACAGCAATAATCCttacaatgcaaaaaaaaaaaaaacatgatattGTTGTTGCTGATTTTGTGGATACCATGGACATTGACACAAATAATCCTACAGTTCCCACAATCCTTAGCATTGCTCCAGAACCACTTCCTATGCTTACTGGATGCTGTGACCGTTGCTATGGTGTTTGAGGCCCGTTGTGCTCTGAGTGGTTGAGAGCCTCGCTCTCCTGGCCAATGGCATTCTTTTCTCGAGCTTCCTTCTCCTGGATCAGGTGTCTGCGATGGTAGAACAGGTATCCAGGCAACAGGAAGCCACCCAATGAGAAGAGGATCATGCCCAGGTTGATCTGATGGGTGAAGGAGATATGGGAAGTTAGGGGGGTTAAAAAGTATTGTATGGGTAACTGCATGGTAAAActctgagcgtgtgtgtgtgtctcacccagTAGGGGTCTCCGTGCAGGGATCCCACCATGACGACGAAGAGGGCTGCTGCAGAAGGGCGATCACAGCACTGATCATCGACTGCAGCCCAGTCAGAGTACCAAAGTGGTTAGGGTACCTGAGGGAGCAAAATTATTTCTCAAGTACATTTCTGTATTTAAAGATGATGACGGTGATGATGGAGTTGTATGATGAAGATGAGGAAGTTGAGAACTTACACAGCAGCATACAGGCCTCCACAGCAGGAGTGGATGAAACCTCTGACCATGGTGTGGAGGATGAAGGTCAGGATCTACAGCGGGTGAAAGAATGTTGACATTTGGGTATTTTTGTTTGTCTGATAATACAGTATGTCAGAATGAACGAGggatcatttgtgtgtgtgtgtgtgtgtacctgaagtTGCAGGTTGTCTATCAGACAGCACACTCCGAACATCAGCAGTAGCAGGTTGGTGAAGATGAAGGCTCTCATGGCATtggtgattttctggatctttttgtctCTCGTCGGCCCGTCTGCTGGTCTTTGTGGGATTGGACAGGGACAATGAGATAAGACATCAACCTCACCTCTTACATCCATTTAGCCTATTTCCTCTTTTCCCATTCTATCCATTCTATTTTTCCACAAAGTTCCCATTATGCCTTCTTtccccctgccctccctcccctctttctctctctctcagggtgcgAATTACAGGGGAGCCAGGGGGGTTCAGCTCCCCTGAATGCAACAAAAGTCAAACTTTGGGGGGTCTCTAAATAATTATAATTTTaccattctcctatttgtttaaaatgcagtggtaaatatgttttacaatggtaaatattaaaataaaagcTTCCAAATGAAACTAAcacccccacctctctgtcaTGGTTTAAACCATTTACTTCTACAGGGCTGCACTTGTCATCCAAGGCAGGCGGAGTGCTGTTCGGATGGTAGAATTCTATAGCTGGCTAGACCGTAGCGCTGTCCACTACTGAATTTTGGCCTCAGCTGAGCTCCTTTACGCATAGATTTTCCTTTGTACTTACTAATTTTCGCCATTTGTTTGCCATGCGTCCTTGCTAAAAAAAAAGGCCTTTATTCCAACGCATTAGATTTATCAGTTGATTTACCATTGTTTGCTTTTGTCAGTCAGCTGTTTAGAGCGCTCATTGCTTTGTTTTTCAGGTGTGCGCGGGTACTGGTGTTCTCCCTGGCCACAAGAAGTAGACCATTTCATTTGCTTTATTATTTTCTATCAATATTTGCATTATATTGAATGTGTAGGCTACCTGTTCACAGAGGAATGTACTTGATGTTTATCCTTTTATTTGTGTATTTCTCATGCTCTTGTTGTTGATTGTTGTGTCACTAATTCCCTATTAAGTCTCTGTTCCTACTTTGTACGTTTTGTATTTAAAAATCACACTGCTCTCTGTGCCGAGTTGTGGTAGCTATCCGTGATCCTGAATCACTATTTTCTTGTGCGGGCAAGCACTAAAATAAACATCTCCAATATTTTACTGTTTACAATGCCTATCAATTCATTGGCTCTGTTTCTAAATAGTGATTGTGTGATGACAAGACAAAACAGCTAACCTTGTAATATCTTAAGCAGCTTTATCTGAAGTCTGCAAGTGTTCATCGGCTGAGAGGGTGGGCTACGACATACACATTGTAGCCTAGTCTAGTAAATTGACCGTGTGTGTTAGGGTGACCATCCCTTTTTCCCGGGACAGTTTCAGACCCATTTCAGGTGTACCAACTTTTCAGTCTACAAAAAAGGTCAATTTGGCAGCAAGATAAATCAATTAATGTAGGCCTAATCATTAggcacactttttggtgttttgtaacagatgtacATTTCAGTTCATCAAACTGTGCGAGTGCACATGcagtgcactgtttggatgcgagaattattttggagtggacgaacatgcacaggtagccttctttttgaagtgatttgtttgacaatcagatgaaaacatcatgactggttgtgttcatgccacataaAAAGGTAATTCATTTTTGTCGTTAAATGACGTCTTGACTATTAGGCCCATTAATATGTTACATGCACGCGTCCAATAGAGACCCCCCCCCGAATGTCACGGTGTCATTCGCGCGCTGcttttgctttctctctctcacacacacacacctcttctctgtctctgccaCACACTCCTTCATCCTCCAGTCCATGATGTAGCCAATCACAGGACAGGTGACCAGGCAGAGCAGTTGCAGGGTGCCAAAGATGGACGAGTAGAAACtcactggagaggagagaacacacatttagacatgcatacatacacatgACAAGGACACGTCACTTTCACCAGGAGATATTTCCCACCTTTCTCCTTTGCCTCGACGATCAACTCCTCAGAAGCTGAGGAAAGAAAGGAGGACAACTTGATTAGAACACATTTACATGGAGGGAATAGGGCCCAGTCATGACAGTGTGTTGGTTTGTCAGTTGACTATCAGTTGGTTTGGTTTTCAGTTGACTATCAGTTGGTCTGGTTTGTCAGTTGACTGTCAGTTGGTCTGGTTTGTCAGTTGACTGTCAGTTGGTCTGGTTTGTCAGTTGTCTCTCAGTTGGTCTGGTTTGTCAGTTGACCGTCAGTTGGTCTGGTTTGTCAGTTACTCACCGTGAGGGTCGCCGTGGGTGACGAGAAACTCCAGCATCTTGTTCATGGCGCCCATAAAGAAAATGATCCTGAGCTGGGTCATCCCCATGGTAACCAGACTCCATAGGAAGATGGGCGAGAACACCGACCTACGGAATGGAATGACAtctgagagaacgagagagaaggcAGACAGTTAATATGGGTCAATGGGATGTGTTTGTGAGCAAGAGCTGCTAGAGCTGCTGTTGTGTTTtcatgtgtgtgttctgtactcacTCTGTGTGTCAGCTGGGAGTTTCTCAGGGGAGTGGTTCAGGTCTCCGTTCAGGCTTCCATTCTTCTGACTCAACCTCTCTCCCACACCCTTATGGTCCCCAGACACATAAGTCAGCGCTAACTTCTTACTGTTAAAGAGGAAAAGAACGGAAGGAGAAATAGTTGTTTATTAACTCTTGTTGCATTTCAGTATGGTAACTGTTGTATTTCTACTTAACTGTCACTCGAAGTACTACAGTAACCTGATCAAGTTTTCACCTATCTGTATTGTTCTAGCATTGTGGAAGTATTATGATAATATTGTAATAGCCATTCTTTTGTGATCTGATGTTGTTTTAGTGTTGTACTGACCTGTAGTCGACCTCGTCAGGTGTGGGGAAGGCCTCCACTGGCCAGTTGAGGAAACAGTTGAGGAAGACTAAGCCTGCTAGACCCGACCACACCCACATGATCACCCGGAACGACACATCCGCATCATAGATCAGCTTAGAGAGGGACGAAGAGAAAATGGGGTGTTATTAGTATAGAATAGTATAAATATTTGAGGCTTACTGTGGACATTTCCTTGACTTCTTCACATAACATCTGAAGGACGAACGTGCATTCTATTTGTATAGAAGTGATACGGGGCAACGGTAACAAATATGCATCCATTTCTGACAAATGTAAAATGTGCATCCATCATGGTTACCTTGACTCCAGGGAAGGTGACAGCTGAGGAAGCGTAGGAGCCAATCATCAGAGACATGATTGTGGAGCTCAGACTGCCAAACATGTTGGGTagctggagggagaggggtggggaacAGGGGATgaggaagaaaggagagagatatAAATGTATGAACAGTCTCAAACATTGACAATTTGACCACAATCAACACACATTGATACAATATGAGAGCACAGACACTGTCCTACGAAAGTCTTGTTTGACTGTGTATTAGGAGTGCAGTAATGCAATTTCACCAGCAGAGGGGACAAAGGTATTGAGTAAAACAGAAGCCCAGCACAAGCCTACAGTATCTAGAGTATCACTTTGGCAGAGGAAGTAAGTATCACACTAAAACGATTTCCTAGCATTTAATAAAGTTAATAATAGACATAGAGGCAGAAGGATTGAAGCATaattacatcttttttttttgggACCCAATGACATTCAATAAGAGTACTGTTCACAAGCTAGGCCATTTTCAGCACAGACGTTCTCTATTAGCAACCATACATCAACGTTGCGTAAGCAATTAACATCAgtgctctgacatgcagtgtcaaTGTCCCTTGATTTAAAAAAGTGATGATAATTTCTTCATGTTCAGGATCACTATGAAAGTCATTATTACTTGTAAGTACAGACTACAGAGCCACCTTGCAGCCCTGATGAGTGCTCCCAAAGGGGAACTTAATGTTagtttcaatcaatcaatcaatcaattttattttatatagcccttcgtacatcagctaatatctcgaagtgctgtacagaaacccagcctaaaaccccaaacagctagtaatgcaggtgtagaagcacggtggctaggaaaaactccctagaaaggccaaaacctaggaagaaacctagagaggaaccaggctatgaggggtggccagtcctcttctggctgtgccgggtggagattataacagaaccataccaagatgttcaaaaatgttcataagtgacaagcatggtcaaataataatcaggaataaatctcagttggcttttcatagccgatcattaagagttgaaaacagcaggtctgggacaggtaggggttccataaccgcaggcagaacagttgaaactggaatagcagcaaggccaggcggactggggacagcaaggagtcaccacggccggtagtcccgactgtatggtcctaggggctcaggtctctcagttggcttttcatagccgatcattgaagagttgaaaacagcaggtctgggacaggtaggggtttcagtAACCgtgaggcagaacagttgaaactgaatagcagcaaggccaggcggactggggacagcaaggtgtcagcatgcccggtagtcctgacgtatggtcctagggctcaggttctcagagagaaagagagaacgagagaattagagagagcatacttaaattcacacaggacactggataagacaggagaagtactccaggtataaccaactaaccccagcccccgacacataaactactgcagcataaatactggaggctgagacaggagcggtccgagacactgtggccccatccgaagaaacccccggacagggccaaacaggaaggatataacccacccactctgccaaagcacagcccccgcaccactagagggatatcctcaaccaccaacttacaatcctgagacaaggccgagtatagcccacagaggtctccaccacagcacaaaccaagggggcgccaacgcagacaggaagatcacgtcagtaactcaacccactcaagtgacgcaccccctcctaagggacggcatgaaagagcaccagcaagccagtgactcagccccctgtaacagggttagaggcagagaaccccagtggagagaggggaaccggcccggcagagacagcaagggctgttcgttgctccagagcctttccgttcaccttcacactcctgggccagactacactcaatcatatgacctactgaagagataagtcttcagtaaagacttaaaggttgagaccgagtctgcgtctctcacatgggtagggcagactgttccataaaaatggagatctataggagaaagcccctgcctcccgctgtttgcttagaaattctagggacaattaggaggcctgcgtcttgtgaccgtagcgtacgtattggtatgtacggcaggaccaactcgggaaagataggtaggagcaagcccatgtaatgctttataggttaacagtaaaaccttgaaatcagcccttgccttaacaggaagccagtgtagggaagctagcactggagtaatatgatcaaatttcttggttctagtcaggattctagcagccgtatttagcactaactgaagtttatttagtgctttatccgggtagccggaaagtagagcattgcagtagtctaacctagaagctaacaaatgcatggattaatttttctgcatcatttttggacagaaaatttctgatttttgcaatgttacgtagatggaaaaaagctgtccttgaaacagtcttgatatgtttcgtcaaaagagagatcagggtcaagagtaacgccgaggtccttacagttttatttgagacgactttacaaccatcaagatgaattgtcagatttaacagaagatctctttgtttcttgggacctagaacaagcatctctgttttgtccggtTTAAAgtgaaagttttcagccatccacttccttatgtctgaaacacaggcttctagcgagggcaattttttggggcttcaccatgtttcattgaaatgtacagctgtgtgtcatccgcatagcagtggaaagttaacattatgttttcgaataacatccccaagaggtaaaatatatagtgaaaacaatagtggtcctaaaaacggaaccttgaggaacaccgaaatgtacagttgatttgtcggaggacagaccattcactgagacaaactgatatctttccgacaggtaagatctaaaccaggccagaacttgtccgtgtagaccaatttgggtttccagtctctccaaaagaatgtggtgatcgatggtgtcaaaggcagcactaaggtctagtagcacgaggacagatgcagagcctcggtctgacgccattaaaaggtcatttaccaccttcacaagtgcagtctcagtgctatgatggggtctaaaacaaGTCAAGATGCCTATTGAAGTTATTTGCCTAACTGAATCTCTGGGAGTTTAGGGAAATATGTTGACACAATACTTTCTTTCGAAGAGCAGCAGTACTCGTGCCGACTGAAAGTCAAACATGACGCCGTGAGCGAGGGGAAGTTGTGAACTTTTTGTCACCCCCTGACAGCGTGGACTGGCACCAGTTTGGTGTGTAGCTGGAGCCTAGAGGTCTCCCTGGGGCCATGTCAGAGGAGTCAGGTCTGGCACAACAACAGGCCGGCGAGCACACGGTAAAACTGTTCCTGGCCGTGGTCCGACATGACACTGGACTAGTAAAAGACATCTGAAACACCCGTCCTCATTGATGGGTTCCTAGAAGGCAAATATTTCACATCCTGGCGCAGACAACATGTAACGTACAGACATACCAGGATGATCTCTGACGGATTTTGGGAATGTGAGTGACAGGGGCCATGTGctaaaaacacacagagaaaagTTAGTATCTCTTACAAATGTCAAAGTAAACTTATTCTAGCCATGTTTTATGCCAGTCTTGACGTATGCCTGTTGGTCTTGACGTATGCCTGTTGGACTGTTACCTAACTGTACATCACAGTGAGACAGAGCGTCTCGGtgcctgtgtctgtttgtgtgtctctgtgtgtgtgtgtgtgtatctctgtgtgtgtgtgtgtgtgtgtgtgtgtgtgcaggaggaGATATTCCCACAGGAGCACATAAAGGTCACATTTAACACATGTCCTTCAAGCACATGACATCCCTGTTTGGACAGCCAGGGTCAGTGGAAACACATGAGTTTCGCAGAGCGGAATGACCTACActacaaaaatatgtggacacctgctcgtcgaacatctcattccaaaatcatggccattaatatggagtttgtcctccctttgctgctataacagcctccactcttctgacaGAGACCATACATCAGGTACATGTGAATTACTGGAAATTTGACATGGATTTGAAAATACATTCTAGGATAGATTTTAAAAAAAAGTACATCTGTGAAAAGAGAATGTgtctgagagaaacagagagaaagagaaggggaagaccgagagagagtgagcgagacaaAAAGTGTACTTGAGTTGATGTTAGGGTCCCCAAAGAAAGAGAATATACAGCTGAAGGCCTCCTCACTCTTTCCAAAGTTT from Coregonus clupeaformis isolate EN_2021a unplaced genomic scaffold, ASM2061545v1 scaf5371, whole genome shotgun sequence includes these protein-coding regions:
- the LOC123490895 gene encoding large neutral amino acids transporter small subunit 3-like encodes the protein MFGSLSSTIMSLMIGSYASSAVTFPGVKLIYDADVSFRVIMWVWSGLAGLVFLNCFLNWPVEAFPTPDEVDYSKKLALTYVSGDHKGVGERLSQKNGSLNGDLNHSPEKLPADTQNVIPFRRSVFSPIFLWSLVTMGMTQLRIIFFMGAMNKMLEFLVTHGDPHASEELIVEAKEKVSFYSSIFGTLQLLCLVTCPVIGYIMDWRMKECVAETEKRPADGPTRDKKIQKITNAMRAFIFTNLLLLMFGVCCLIDNLQLQILTFILHTMVRGFIHSCCGGLYAAV